In the Leptolyngbya sp. FACHB-261 genome, TTACTTCTAAGCGTCGTGCTAACTCGGCTTGGATTAGGGATGCGATAGGCTCACCTGAGCCCGTAGACCCTGAGACCGGAGTAGCCAAGGTTCGAGCAGTTGCAAAACGATAGATAATTTCGCCCTGCTCAGTGACATCAAAGTGAGCGGCAAAATCACAGGCTTGGCGCTTTAGATACCGTTGAGCAATGTCCCCAGATAAATTGGCCTGCATCGCCAAATCCAGAGCAGTAATCTGTCCTTGATTTTGCTGAACCAATTGATAAAAGGCCGCATTGAGCAACGCCTGTCGGTTCTTCTCCAACCCTTGGTAGTAGCCCCAACCGCGCCACGCTAATAACCCTGCGACTAGAGCCGCACTGCTGCCAATCAAAGTCGGAATCAGTGGTACAACCGCTTGGGTTACCGATTGGATGACGCCAACAACGAACAGAAGGGCGAAAAGGCGAGTCAGCCATTCGCCGAGCCGGGGCTCCGGTTCAGATTTCTGGGCAGATTTGTGGTTAGGCATACCTTTGCTTGCTTGATACAGCCTCCTCACTCAGGCTCTCTCCATTAGGTCTCGTTATCGGGCCTCGCATCAGGGACCAAACGGACCTGTCCAGCTTTGTTGTGAGGGAGCGGGAGAGGGTTAGGTTTCTGAGTCTATCAAGCCTCTAACCAGTTAGCCCCCCGCGTTGGTCCTTAAAGAGCCAACCCGAGGGGCTATGCAATCCCAATTGCAATCAAGCTCTCAGGCAGAGCCGCCTACAGCTTGGTGCCGCACTCTGGGCAGAAGTGGTTGGTTGTGACATTTTTTGTGCCGCAACTGGCGCAATAGATCAGTTCTGTCGCCCGCTCTAGTTTTTTCAACTCTGGCAAACCGAGCATTTGTGAATTGTTCTTGCCAGGAGCCACCATGGGGTAGCAGTTTTGGTTTCTCACCACCCGGAAGTCAGCCAGCATCGGGCCATTATGGGCCAGGATTTCGGCCACTGCATCCTTCAGTTCATCGCGGTAACGCACGACGATTCCTTTGATGCCATAGGCTTCTCCCAACTTGATCAAGTCAGGCATCCCCACTTCCATGTTGGACTGTGAGTAGCGCTCTTGGTAGAAGGTTTCCTGCCACTGGCGGACCATGCCCTGCCAGCCGTTGTTAATGACAGCTGTCTTCACGTGGATACCGTACTGCACTAGCGTTCCCAGCTCTTGCAGGTTCATCTGAAAGCTAGCGTCGCCGCTGATGCAAACGACCTGCTCATCTGGCAGAGCCACCTTCGCCCCCATAGCTGAGGGCAGGCCGAAGCCCATCGTGCCCAAGCCGGCACTCGAGATCCAATGACGCGGCCCGTTCTTAAGAAACTGAGCCGACCACATCTGGTGCTGACCCACATCAGTGGTGTAGTAGGCCTCAGGAGCCTGCCGGGCAAACTCGACAATGACCTCTTGAGGCGAGAGGGCGCCTTCGGGTTGGGGCACAACTAGGGGATAGTCCTGCTTCCAACGCTCAATTCGCTCTAACCAGGCACTGGTCTTGCCATCAGCTTCAATACCTTGAGATTGCAGATGGCGCAGCAATTCTGCGAGCACTTGCTTGACGTCGCCCACAATTGGCACCTGCGGTCCCCGATTCTTGCCCACCTCAGCCGGGTCAATATCGATATGGATCACCTTGGCGTGGGGGGCGAACTCATTGAGTTTGCCGGTCACCCGGTCGTCAAAGCGAGCCCCAACCGCAACGAGTAGATCACACTCTTGCACGGCAAAGTTGGCATAGGCGGTACCATGCATGCCCAACATGCCCACCGCTAAGGAATGGTTCTCGTCAAAGCAGCCTTTACCCATCAAGGTCGTAGTAACGGGCATCTGAAGACGCTCAGCAAGCTGCTTGACCTCGGCATGCGCACCTGCCATCACCGCACCGCCACCCGCATATAGCAGAGGTCGATGGCTCTCTTGCAGCAACTTCAGCGCTTGTGAGACCTGACGAGGATTGCCTTTAACTGTGGGACGATAGCCTGGGATGTTGATTTGACCCGGTTCCACGGGCTCATAATCAAATTCTTCGACCCCCACATCCTTAGGGATGTCGACTAAGACCGGACCCGGTCGCCCTGTGGCAGCAATGTGGAAAGCTTCGGCGATGATTCGGGCCATATCGCGAGGATCGCGCACCACATAAGAGTGCTTCACGATAGGCAGTGTGATGCCGTAGATGTCAGTTTCCTGAAAAGCGTCAGTGCCAATGGCATTACGCGGCACCTGACCTGTAATCACCACGATCGGAATTGAGTCCATCTGAGCCGTGGCAATGCCAGTCACCAAGTTGGTCGCCCCTGGACCAGAGGTAGCCACACAGACACCAACCTGCCCAGTGGCACGCGCATAGCCATCAGCGGCATGGGCCGCACCTTGTTCATGCCGCACTAGAAGGTGCTGCAAATCGCCCCGTGCTTCCGCTCGGTAAATTTCGTCGTAAATCGGCAGAATCGCGCCGCCGGGGTAGCCAAATACGTGTTTGACTCCATGTCGTTTGAGACTGTCTACCAGAGCGAAAGCGCCAGTTGCTCGCACAGAAACCTCTCAGGATTCAATTCAGAAAAGCCTTCGAATAGCTCTTAATCATATCCCCGACCCTGATCCCTGTCGAGAACTGGTATCTCAGGCTACTAACAACTAAACGGCCAGGATGCACAAGTGCCGCTTAGGCCAGGAAAAAGTAACAAAACTTTATTGAGCCAGGGCAATTCGACGACTTGATTAGCTGACGATTGGACAATTGATGTTAGTGAACAGCTGCTCCAGCCACTGCACGAGTCTTCTTGCAGAAAAGGATGGCAATGCCGCTCAGCAACAGCGCAATCGCAATGAAATAGAAGCAGTCATTGTAGGCCATCACATAAGCCTCGCGGCGCACCGTATTGCTAAGAGCTGCTGAGCTGTACTGAGATCGGCTCCCCGGCTGACAAAAGCCTGGGTGAGCTGCTCTAAGCGCTGCTGGGTTTCGAAACTAGAGCGCTTTACACCACCCAATGCCCAGCATAATAAAAGGAGCTTTACCCAGCGCTGCCTACCCATGACTGCCCTGCCCAACTCTCTAGATGAAGCGGTTGACCACGCCGTTGAGGCGACCCGTGCTGCTCTCGCTGCGGGCTACAGCCGACTTCAGATTGAGCTGCGCTTCCCTGAGCTGAATTCGATGCCTCTAGCGCGCAACTTCACCCGCGCCTTCAGTGACCTGACTCGCGAGGATGGGTCGCCTGGTCTAAAGGTGCTATTCGCTGATGCGGGTGCAGCGGCCCTAGCCCGACGCGATTGGGAAGGCGAAGGGTTTGAGATGCGCGGGATTAATGAAGGCCGAACCAAGATCGAGCCAGAGGATCGGGCGGTGCTAGTGGTTGCACCTACCTCTGTGGAGCTGAACACAGCAGAAAAACACGCAGTTGAGGCGGGTGAACGGCCCTTTGTGCTGTTTAATCCACAGCTAGAGGACATCGGTAGGATTGGCATTGGCTATGCAGGCCGCCAAGTTCGCGAGCGCTTTCTCAACACTTTCGAGCCCTGCTACTTTGTGCAACCTCTAGATGAGGATGTAGCCCTGCTGCGCTGTTATCCTGCCCCCTGGCAGGTGTGGCAACGTCAAGGCGAGGAGTTTCAACTGGTTGCAGAACAGCCCCTCAAACCCAACACCGACGATCTGAATCGCATTTTTCAGGCAGAAACTGGTGGCAGACGCAGTGAAGGCCTATTGGCGAGTATGAGCCGCTTCCTCAGAGCCTTGAGCCAATAAAGGCAACAGGGGCGGCTCAAGCAGAGGCAACCAGGCCGAGAAGGTACTGCCCACCCCGGGGGCCGAAGCTACCGACACGGTACCACCATGCAGCTCGGCTAGACGCCGAGTTAGCGCTAGCCCCAGACCTGTACCCTCGTAATGCCGGTCGATGGCTCCATTCACCTGTTGAAAACTCTGGAACAGCAGATGTTGCTTGTCTGGAGGAACGCCAATGCCGGTGTCGCTGACGGACAACACAAGAAAACGCTCCTCGCCACTGGGCTCAGCCACAATTTCTGAACTCAAGTTAGGTCTAGGTAGAGCCTGAGCAATGGACTCTGGGCAGGTGGACCAACCAGCACGCAAGACAATACGGCCGCCTTCAGGGGTGAACT is a window encoding:
- a CDS encoding DUF1995 family protein; the encoded protein is MTALPNSLDEAVDHAVEATRAALAAGYSRLQIELRFPELNSMPLARNFTRAFSDLTREDGSPGLKVLFADAGAAALARRDWEGEGFEMRGINEGRTKIEPEDRAVLVVAPTSVELNTAEKHAVEAGERPFVLFNPQLEDIGRIGIGYAGRQVRERFLNTFEPCYFVQPLDEDVALLRCYPAPWQVWQRQGEEFQLVAEQPLKPNTDDLNRIFQAETGGRRSEGLLASMSRFLRALSQ
- the ilvB gene encoding biosynthetic-type acetolactate synthase large subunit is translated as MRATGAFALVDSLKRHGVKHVFGYPGGAILPIYDEIYRAEARGDLQHLLVRHEQGAAHAADGYARATGQVGVCVATSGPGATNLVTGIATAQMDSIPIVVITGQVPRNAIGTDAFQETDIYGITLPIVKHSYVVRDPRDMARIIAEAFHIAATGRPGPVLVDIPKDVGVEEFDYEPVEPGQINIPGYRPTVKGNPRQVSQALKLLQESHRPLLYAGGGAVMAGAHAEVKQLAERLQMPVTTTLMGKGCFDENHSLAVGMLGMHGTAYANFAVQECDLLVAVGARFDDRVTGKLNEFAPHAKVIHIDIDPAEVGKNRGPQVPIVGDVKQVLAELLRHLQSQGIEADGKTSAWLERIERWKQDYPLVVPQPEGALSPQEVIVEFARQAPEAYYTTDVGQHQMWSAQFLKNGPRHWISSAGLGTMGFGLPSAMGAKVALPDEQVVCISGDASFQMNLQELGTLVQYGIHVKTAVINNGWQGMVRQWQETFYQERYSQSNMEVGMPDLIKLGEAYGIKGIVVRYRDELKDAVAEILAHNGPMLADFRVVRNQNCYPMVAPGKNNSQMLGLPELKKLERATELIYCASCGTKNVTTNHFCPECGTKL